The Nicotiana sylvestris chromosome 6, ASM39365v2, whole genome shotgun sequence genomic sequence AACTAACTATATCGGGGGTTTTATAATCCCGCTCTACCCCTCCAACCAAAAAACGCAGTGGTGCTTTCAAGTTCCAAAAGTAACTTCATGAAGTTTCAATTCCAAGTTTTTCCAAACAAAAGGCCAAGCATTTAGTGTAACAAAATTAAGGACCTAAAGCAACTATACCTTGTAGAGTTGCTCAGTGATGGCTGCCCCAATAACCCCTGTATAAAATGCACAAACATAGATTGTGACAAGAGGTGTAAACGATTTTGGTCTCCTAAATGGTTCGACCATATCCCATAGAATTGTCTTCTCCCACTTTGTGTACACATAATCTGCATATTTCCTCCACATATAGGTTGCCATTTCCACGATATCCTTTAATTATCAGCTGAACTGCATGGAGGAAATATCTCGTTAATTTACAGATGTAGCTGTTCACATGCAGAAAAGATGATTTATTAAGGATACTTTTGTTTAATGCAGGACATATCAACATTAGATAACTCGTATTACTGCAAGTTTATCGGCATAAAAGCAGTCTTACAAATCATTCTATAAAAACATAATGTTAATATGGATCAAGACTATACTAAAAGAACCAATATTGGTTCCCCAATCAACCCCCTTCTTATGTGAAGGTGTTGACCATTCATGGAATTGGTTCCCCAATCATCTAATTTGTCCGACAACTTCTCCACAGTCACATTATTTGAACTAGCATTGTCAACTGTGACAGTGAAAATCTTTTGCAAACCCCACTCACGCAAATATCAATAATACACCTTGCCATATCTTCACCTTTATGACTAGTAATTGGAGAAAAGTTAAAAATTCTTTTATGCATAATCCATTCACTATCAATCCAATGTGCTGTGATGCACATATAGTTAATTTTTTGAATAGAAGCCCATGTATCAGTGGTAAGACTTACTCTTTGACTTGTTCCTTTAAGAAACTTCATTAGTTTGTTTTTTTCCACATTAAAAAGAGCAAAACAATCCCGTGTAACAGTAGTACGGGAAGGAATATGAAAACAAGGTTGTGCCACTTTCATAAAGTTTCTAAAGCCTTCCTTCTCAACAAAACTAAATGGAAGTTCATCAACAATTACCATACCACACAAAGCCATCCTACACTCTTCTTGATCAAATTTCCATGGAATAAGATCACCTTTATTACCCCCCGGTAATGCTTGATATTGTAATAGTTTTTGACCTTTTTCAACATTATAAGGATTCTTTGGACATTTATCAACATGACTATTCATTTGTGTCGTACTTTTGCTTTTTGTCACAAAATATTCTTGT encodes the following:
- the LOC138870253 gene encoding uncharacterized protein, with the translated sequence MNSHVDKCPKNPYNVEKGQKLLQYQALPGGNKGDLIPWKFDQEECRMALCGMVIVDELPFSFVEKEGFRNFMKVAQPCFHIPSRTTVTRDCFALFNVEKNKLMKFLKGTSQRIFTVTVDNASSNNVTVEKLSDKLDDWGTNSMNGQHLHIRRGLIGEPILVLLV